AACTAGGTTCTCACCATTGGAGCTGAGGAGGCTACTGCTCTCAGGGGAGGTGGTGGCACTGCGGTCCGGCGAGGGCTCTGGCTGTGATGCAGGAGCGGGCCTGGTCGCCTTCCCCCTCAGGATGTCGATGACCTGTAGGAAGACGGGGGTCACCACCAGGCTCCTCCAGCCCACGCTGCTCTCCCTCGTGCGCGGTCGGCtccgtgcctcagtgtcccctgtCCGAGCTCGCTCCCACGGACGCACAGGCTGTCCCGCTCCCCCGCGCGCACGGGCACAGACACGCGCGCGCACTCCGATGTCCCATCCGCGTGGACCGGCGCTCTGGCACAGGCCCTCCCAGCGCGGACACTCACCCGGCGGCTGCGCGCCACCATGAGCGGCGTGTCGTTGTGGCAGTTCTTGAGGCCACTGTCGGCGCCGCTGCGGACCAGCGTGCGCACGAGCGGGAGGAGCCCGCGGCCAGACGCGGAGTGCAGCGCCGAGCTGCCCGAGTACATCTGCGCGTTCACGTTGGCGCCGTGCTGCGGGGCGGGAGCCGAGGGTCAGGACCGCCGCGGCCCCGTGGGACCCCGGCCCGGGCggcgggtggggcggggccacaggaggggcggggccgggacggGGTCCGAGCGCGGGGCTGGGGACTGAGGCTGGGGCCCCCACCCCGGACCGAGGCCAGGACCCGGGCGGGACCAGATGCTGGGTGAGGTGACGGAAGGGTGGAAAGCAGAACCCAGGGCGGGTCAGAGCGGGACTGGGCGGACGGGCTGAACCAGCCGGAGCAGGACTCCGCCGCCCGGCCGGAGTAGGGGCGGAGTCAGAGAAACGAAGGGTCCAGAATCCAGGCGGGGCGGAAGGACCGCACGGGGAAAGGGTCAAAACCGGAAAGCGGGGTGAGCAAGGCCGCCGCTGCACCGGGCCCGGctcggctgggggcgggggaggaaagggagaaggtcCGGGACCAGAGGGCAGCCTGGAGGGGTGAGGTCATAGACAAATGGAGGCCTAGAAGGGAGAGACAGCGCTGGAAGCGGAGCACGAGAGGGAGCCGGGCCTGGAAGGCAGGGTCGATGCCAGGGAcgggggaggcgggtgggggcgACTGCTGGGCTGGTGCTGGAGGAGAGGGTGGGCGAGCGGCCAAGGGCGAGGGCAGTACCCACCTGCAGCAGCAGCTGCACCATGCTCAGGCTGTTGTTTTCCACTGCGTGGATGAGGGGGGAGCGGCCGCTTTTAATGTCctgcagaagggagggaaggtCTCGGAGTCGCTCCAAGCTCTGCCCAATCAGCCGGCGGCCAGCATCCCAGCCGCCGGGTCTGGCGTCTCGATCCCCGTAGATACttcaagccccacccccaccccccgctcgcGCGGTGTCCCACGCAAGCCCCACCCCCTTGGGGGTCCCGCCCCGGCTCCTCTTGGCCCCGCCTCCGGCCCGCGCCTGCTCACCACCGCATCGATGTCTGCGCCTCGCTCCAGCAAGAGCAGCACGGCTTCGGGGCACTCCATGTTCACGGCCACGTGTAAGGCGGTGAGCCCTGAGGTACGGGAAGACTCAGTGTAAACCTGGGTTCGGGGGCCCTTGGACTCCAGGTCTTGCCAGACAGTCCCACTCGGCGCCGGGGTAGGTGCTCACCGTCGTAATTGCGGGCCTCTAGGTCCACGGTGCCCGGGGCTGCGCTGTCCAGCAGGGCCCGGAGGCAGGTCGGGCTGCGGTGCTCACACGCCAGGTGGGCTGCTGTCTGGCCATGACGGTCCAGTGCCATGGGGCTGGCACCGGCCATCACGAGGAGCCGGACCACAGATGGCAGTGTGGTGATCACAGCCAGGTGTAGCGGCGTCTGGGGGAACAGAGACTGTGAGGGACCTGTGCCCTGCCCTGCGTCCCAGTCCTGTCTCTCAGAATTTCCGAGTCCTGATCCCCAGCTCCAGTCTCCCTCAGGAACCAGAAATCTGGAGTACATCCTCCCTCAGATTCAAGAGCCACGGCCCCCAGCTCCTCCCGTCCCAGGATTCAGGAGTCCGGACCCTCGGCCCTCTCTTCCATCAGATCCAGGCCCCCCCGGGCTCACCTGTCGTAGGTTGTTGTAGATATCCAGCTCCCGGCCCCCATGCTGGAAGAGGTTGACGAGCCGATGCACAGCAGGCAGATTGCCCTGCACCACGGCAATGTGGAgtggcctgggggcgggggaggggatcACAAGCGTTAGGGGCTGGTTACCTCTCGCCCCCATAAAATTAGTGGCGCGAACTCCAACATGTGCCGGGGACTTTGGAGGAACATCCAGAATCCAATCACTTCTGACCCTCACTCCCTCCATCCTGGTTCAGCCACCATCGCCTCCCTCCTGCACGGTTCCCtcctcactggcctccctgcttcaACCCCGGCTCTACCgactgtccccctcccccccccccccccagcagcccgAGAGCCCTTTTTGCAACTTAAATCAGATCaagccccttctctgctcaggaCCCTCAGATTAAAGGCCAAACAGGCCTTGTGGGGGCTTGTCTCCCCCTTCTTCTACCCTTTTGGCTTCTCCTCCGTCTGCTCTCTTCACTCTGCTTGACTTTCTTGCTGTTCCTTGAACAAGACAAACACGCTTGCCTCCCAGGGTCCTGACACTGGCTGTCGCCTGGAACAGTGGTCCCCCAGATACCTGCAAGACTTGGCTCCCCTCATTTGGGCCTCTGCTAAAACGGTATGGCTACgactccctccccttccccccgcccctgtTTACTTTTCCTCCACACCATCATCTGACATTGTACACTTGTTTCCTGTCTGAATCTCCCCCACTAGAATGTCAACCCCACCAGGGCAGGGCGTTCTGTCTGCTTTGGTCACGGCCCAGCGCCCAGGACAGCTGCCCGGTGCTGAGCCCCGCACACATGTACCCAATAAATGAACCCATCGCAGTGATCCCTGGCCAGCCTGGAGAGCTGGGGGCCTGTTCCCACCTCTCTCCGGCCCCGGCTTGCTCATGTGTGAAATGCGCGGGGATGAGGCAGGTGCCATCGAGTTCCCTCCACCAGTGGTGACTTGCATGCCACAGGCAGAGCATTTATTTGGAGGAGTGTTTGTccaaaggggaggtgggatgGAGGGGGATGGAGTCATTGTTCTGGACGCTGGGCCGCACGCAGAACCCAGATCCCCCCTTCCAGACTGAAGGACTCATTCCCTTAGCTTATGGGAAGGTCGTGAGCTATCAGCTGTCTCTGGGAATTACCCTCTGCTGAAAAGAAGTGCTTGCCCggggcatgagtgggggcagCCGCCATCCACTGGCATCCCGTGACTGGTCGCTGCTGGCACAGAGGGCCTAGCCTCTGGCGCCAGCTGCACTGCTCAGGCCCCCTGAGGCGACACAGCAGCCCAACTTCTGTGCAGTCCTGCTTCCTTCATCCCCACAGGCATTGATCTGGAGAGCATGTCCCAGTAAACTCCATGCGCCTTCCCACAGCCCCCAACCTGGAAGAGTCATTTAGAGTTGAGGGCAATCTGGGatgatggggtgtgtgtgtgtgtgtgtgtgtgtgtgtgtgtaggggggaaCATTAGCACTAAGGGTACAAGGTTAACTGTATATACACAGGCCACACAGCCTTCTTAAAGTCCATTTACTAGAGCAACGAGTTTCTCACCCATCACTGCCTCTTACTAGCCCAAGCTGCCGGTGAGCATTGGCTCCCCCCATGGAAATGTGCTTCCAGAATCCAtactttattggttttt
This genomic interval from Panthera leo isolate Ple1 chromosome E2, P.leo_Ple1_pat1.1, whole genome shotgun sequence contains the following:
- the BCL3 gene encoding LOW QUALITY PROTEIN: B-cell lymphoma 3 protein (The sequence of the model RefSeq protein was modified relative to this genomic sequence to represent the inferred CDS: inserted 1 base in 1 codon), which translates into the protein MPRCPAGAMDEGPVDLRTRPKAAGPPGAALPLRKRPLRAPSPEPAAPRGAAGPVVTPDPLGGGSDSPAVPAAPHGLARPEALYYQGPLLPLYPTPTMGSLFPLLNVPTPLYPMVCSMEHPLSADIAMATRADEDGDTPLHIAVVQGNLPAVHRLVNLFQHGGRELDIYNNLRQTPLHLAVITTLPSVVRLLVMAGASPMALDRHGQTAAHLACEHRSPTCLRALLDSAAPGTVDLEARNYDGLTALHVAVNMECPEAVLLLLERGADIDAVDIKSGRSPLIHAVENNSLSMVQLLLQHGANVNAQMYSGSSALHSASGRGLLPLVRTLVRSGADSGLKNCHNDTPLMVARSRRVIDILRGKATRPAPASQPEPSPDRSATTSPESSSLLSSNGLLSASPSSSPSQSPPXDPPGFPMAPPNFFLPPSSPPAFLTFAGVLRAPGRPVPPSSAPGGS